The Candidatus Desulfofervidus auxilii DNA segment CAATAATGGGGACATGGATACCTACCAATTCACACCTTTCGCAAAAGTCGTAAAAGTCTCTATTGTCAAAAAAAAGCTGTGTAACAATATAATCGGCCCCAGCATCAACCTTTGCCTTAAGGTATTCTATTTCTTTAAGACGGTTGGGAGTTTCAGGGTGTCCTTCAGGATAACCGCCAACACCGATGCTCATATGAGGGAAGTGTTTTTTGATGAAGGCTACCAAATCGGCTGCATATTTAAAATCACCTTTAAGTGAAGACAATTTCTCTCCTTTAGGGGGATCACCCCTTAAAGCCAGAATATTTTCCACACCACTTTGGTTATACTTCTCAAGAATTGACCTAATTTCCTCTTTAGTAGAACCAATACATGAAAGATGAGATACTACAGTCAAACCTGTTTCTCTCTGAATTTGGGTCACTAGGTTGTAAGTCCGGTCCCGCGTCGATCCACCAGCCCCATAGGTAACATTTACATATGAAGGTTTGAGAAGCATCAACTCTGAGATGGTATCAAAAAGTTGCTTCCAACCAGTATCTGTTTTAGGAGGAAAAAATTCAAAACTGAAAGAAATCTTTGTGTCA contains these protein-coding regions:
- the metF gene encoding methylenetetrahydrofolate reductase [NAD(P)H] — translated: MRVKDILNDTKISFSFEFFPPKTDTGWKQLFDTISELMLLKPSYVNVTYGAGGSTRDRTYNLVTQIQRETGLTVVSHLSCIGSTKEEIRSILEKYNQSGVENILALRGDPPKGEKLSSLKGDFKYAADLVAFIKKHFPHMSIGVGGYPEGHPETPNRLKEIEYLKAKVDAGADYIVTQLFFDNRDFYDFCERCELVGIHVPIIAGILPITSYQGMIRMAELAAGSRLPAPLLKSVMRAESDEYVEKIGIHWATEQVRDLVDHNVRGIHFYTLNNSRPIFKIYEYLGVRDSIQLSAQPGHIIRRDTKVE